Proteins encoded in a region of the Nitrospira sp. genome:
- a CDS encoding tetratricopeptide repeat protein translates to MDVQDFLIQGNGSEEDKREAWQLFQQAYELQMKGQLEEAVSLYKLSLATHQTAEAYTFLGWTYSFMGKLDEAIEECHKAIACDPHFGNPYNDIGAYLIEKGDLDEAIPWFQKAMQATRYESPAFPHLNLGRVYERQGKWSDAIDCYKQALVLNPDYALAKKALGRLISSLN, encoded by the coding sequence ATGGATGTCCAAGATTTTCTCATACAGGGCAATGGCAGCGAGGAAGACAAGCGCGAAGCCTGGCAGCTGTTCCAGCAAGCCTACGAACTACAGATGAAGGGGCAGCTGGAGGAAGCGGTCAGTCTGTACAAGCTGTCGCTCGCCACGCATCAGACGGCCGAAGCCTATACCTTTCTCGGCTGGACCTATAGCTTCATGGGCAAACTCGACGAGGCGATCGAGGAATGCCATAAGGCCATCGCGTGCGATCCGCACTTCGGCAATCCGTACAACGACATCGGTGCCTATTTGATTGAAAAGGGCGACCTGGACGAGGCGATTCCCTGGTTTCAAAAGGCCATGCAGGCCACACGCTACGAAAGCCCGGCCTTCCCTCACCTGAATCTGGGACGCGTATATGAACGCCAAGGCAAGTGGAGCGACGCCATCGACTGCTACAAGCAAGCCCTGGTCCTCAACCCGGACTA